One genomic segment of Sphingorhabdus sp. M41 includes these proteins:
- a CDS encoding 2Fe-2S iron-sulfur cluster-binding protein: MPTIHVTGRDGEEKAVSVDSGISVMEAIRDNGFDELLALCGGCCSCATCHVHIDADWKAKLPPMSEDEDDLLESSDHRDEFSRLSCQIELSDDLEGLKVRIAEED, encoded by the coding sequence CGCGATGGCGAAGAAAAAGCGGTTTCCGTCGACAGCGGAATCAGCGTCATGGAAGCGATTCGCGACAATGGCTTTGATGAATTGCTGGCTTTATGCGGCGGCTGCTGTTCCTGCGCCACGTGCCACGTTCATATCGATGCTGACTGGAAAGCCAAATTGCCGCCAATGAGCGAAGATGAAGATGATCTTCTGGAAAGCAGCGACCATCGCGACGAATTTTCTCGCCTCAGCTGTCAGATCGAACTGTCTGACGATCTTGAAGGTCTGAAAGTCCGGATTGCCGAAGAGGACTGA
- the rlmB gene encoding 23S rRNA (guanosine(2251)-2'-O)-methyltransferase RlmB: protein MARKNKSIKKTGGGLKFWGRHAVEAALDNPRRVIKKISITREALATLEIPDDIAVVICDVADLGRVIPRDAPHQGMVADVDPLPDIWLGDVLDEQTDRPLLLLDQVTDPHNVGAILRSAAAFDAAAIITQDRHAPPESGVVAKSASGALEIVPWIRVVNLSRALDDIAEAGYWRIGLDGDAGDELEAAMGTGKIALVMGAEGEGLRQNVAAHCDTLARLPMSSKMESLNVSNAAAIALYAEYTRKKGD from the coding sequence ATGGCACGCAAGAACAAATCTATAAAGAAAACCGGTGGTGGTCTCAAATTCTGGGGACGCCATGCGGTCGAGGCAGCGCTCGACAATCCCAGACGGGTGATCAAGAAAATCTCGATCACGCGCGAGGCCCTGGCAACGCTAGAGATCCCTGATGATATCGCGGTCGTGATCTGCGATGTTGCCGATCTCGGGCGGGTAATCCCGCGCGATGCGCCGCATCAAGGGATGGTCGCCGACGTCGACCCCCTGCCCGATATCTGGCTCGGCGATGTACTGGATGAACAGACCGATCGTCCCTTATTATTGCTGGATCAGGTGACCGATCCGCATAATGTTGGCGCTATTCTGCGGTCTGCCGCAGCCTTTGATGCCGCTGCGATCATCACCCAGGACCGTCATGCCCCACCCGAATCGGGTGTTGTGGCAAAATCTGCCTCGGGGGCACTGGAAATTGTTCCGTGGATCCGGGTCGTCAACCTGTCCCGCGCGCTCGATGACATTGCCGAAGCCGGTTACTGGCGAATCGGGCTCGACGGCGATGCCGGTGATGAACTTGAAGCTGCGATGGGCACCGGCAAGATTGCGCTGGTGATGGGCGCGGAAGGCGAAGGCTTGCGGCAGAATGTTGCCGCCCATTGCGACACATTGGCCCGCTTGCCGATGAGCAGCAAGATGGAAAGCCTGAATGTCTCCAATGCCGCCGCCATTGCTCTATATGCCGAATATACGAGGAAAAAAGGGGATTAG